A region from the Lolium perenne isolate Kyuss_39 chromosome 4, Kyuss_2.0, whole genome shotgun sequence genome encodes:
- the LOC127323591 gene encoding uncharacterized protein, which yields MESGEDVPPPEVDQALVKMAQVLNQMQISQDRINGGNPRVTIQEFLQLNPRTFDVTAEPIDADDWLREMNKTISVTHVANEDRVPYVTYLLRGVSAAWWDNYLLMKAPDAITTWDEFQLLFKRHHIPDSIMERKREEFCNLSQGSKTVLAYRDAFLKLARYAGDEVSTDAKKQAMFRKGLNPEIKYAILLVKCNTFEELVNTALQEEYGRAVLEESRHTSRNCYQNNTLQPSKAFNYNNKPGTKSVWVNNVTTLQPEKAPEVVLGVLPVNSISAKVLFDTGASLSFVSQKFALTQELPMGPLPVNLTVNSPGAHMQVSKISHGNQILTGGYMFLASLIALGNSEIDVILGMDWLKANKAVIDCTKYSVSLPTSIGHIVYSPSQTPSVQLFALNANPLPELESIPVVCDFPGVFPEELPGMPPDRAVEFIIELEPGTAPISKQPYKMGPNELAELKKQLEELQKLGFIQPSTSPWGCPTIFIKKKDKID from the exons ATGGAGAGTGGTGAAGATGTTCCTCCACCTGAAGTGGACCAAGCTCTGGTTAAAATGGCGCAAGTCCTAAATCAGATGCAGATAAGCCAAGACAGAATCAATGGTGGCAATCCACGTGTCACTATCCAGGAGTTTCTCCAGCTCAACCCGCGCACTTTTGATGTCACCGCAGAGCCAATTGATGCCGATGATTGGTTACGCGAGATGAACAAGACTATCAGTGTGACACATGTGGCTAATGAGGACCGTGTTCCTTATGTGACATATCTTCTTCGTGGAGTTTCAGCCGCATGGTGGGACAATTATCTGCTGATGAAAGCACCAGATGCAATCACTACCTGGGATGAGTTTCAGCTGCTCTTCAAGCGTCATCACATTCCTGATAGCATCATGGAGAGAAAGCGGGAAGAGTTCTGCAACCTTTCTCAAGGAAGCAAAACTGTGCTGGCTTATAGAGATGCTTTCTTAAAACTGGCTCGCTATGCTGGAGATGAGGTATCTACAGATGCCAAAAAGCAAGCCATGTTTCGCAAAGGCCTGAACCCAGAGATCAAGTATGCTATACTCTTGGTCAAGTGCAATACCTTCGAGGAGCTCGTTAACACAGCGCTTCAAGAAGAGTATGGTCGTGCAGTGCTAGAAGAGTCTC GACACACTTCACGCAACTGCTATCAGAACAATACTCTACAACCGTCCAAGGCTTTCAACTATAACAATAAGCCTGGTACGAAAAGTGTATGGGTGAACAATGTCACAACTCTGCAACCTGAAAAGGCACCTGAAGTCGTGCTTGGTGTTCTTCCTGTGAACTCAATCTCTGCTAAAGTTCTGTTTGATACCGGAGCATCACTTTCCTTTGTCTCTCAAAAGTTTGCTCTAACTCAGGAGTTACCTATGGGTCCTTTGCCCGTTAACCTCACGGTGAACTCTCCAGGAGCACATATGCAAGTTTCCAAGATAAGCCATGGCAATCAAATTCTCACTGGAGGCTATATGTTTCTTGCTTCGCTCATAGCTCTCGGCAATTCGGAAATTGATGTCATTCTCGGCATGGATTGGTTGAAGGCCAACAAAGCTGTAATTGATTGCACCAAGTATTCAGTTTCCCTTCCTACTTCGATAGGCCACATAGTCTATTCACCTTCCCAGAcaccttccgttcagctcttcGCTTTGAATGCTAACCCTCTTCCGGAGCTTGAATCTATACCAGTGGTTTGCGACTTTCCTGGCGTCTTTCCTGAAGAACTTCCAGGTATGCCACCTGACAGGGCTGTTGAGTTCATCATCGAACTAGAACCTGGAACGGCTCCTATCTCCAAGCAGCCATACAAGATGGGTCCCAATGAGTTGGCTGAACTCAAGAAGCAGCTTGAGGAGTTGCAAAAACTTGGTTTCATTCAGCCGAGTACTTCTCCATGGGGATGTCCTACCATCTTCATCAAGAAAAAGGATAAAATTGATTGA